One Dysidea avara chromosome 8, odDysAvar1.4, whole genome shotgun sequence genomic window, cattcaatggAAGCATAATATATTATGCTCCCACTGAATGTGTAgttagatgactgctctattagaatatcttgatcttgtacaaCTTCCATGCTGATCCTGGGtctttgttgcataaactttagcataaatccactggtaataccttggaaaaatgtttataaggtggatttaggagtatttgtattattagtgatcatataattatgcaaagacaaaatttcattataatactcagcatattgatcaagtaaagcctaaaagtgaaagggggggcttcagctccCATGAAGCCTACcccctggatccgtccctgcaGCTACTTTCCTACAATTTGTTTATCTTGGCCTTACGAACAATTGCTTTCGATTTATTCTTCAGGGTtcaatcaggggcggatccaaacTTTTGAAAGGGGGGATCAAAATGAaatggcactacattgtctggtttggtaaggtgagacaaaaaaaaagaagatcACAGCCTGttaacaatagctgcccacctcaccaactatgcaTTAAAATCcctacatagctcgctacacactgctctaatacgtgactgctttattagattgACCGCTCTAGTATTAGAGCATTTCGATCTTGgtatgctaaaaatttttggaagcCTCCTTGACCCATCCCCTTTATCCGTTACTTggttctatatatatatacaaaccaATCAGCAGCATTCAGGTATAGTGCGCTCAGCTACATTCTTTAGCTTAGGTATTGCAACAAGGAGATGCATTTGTGTTGGAAAGCCACAATATGCAAACACTGTACACAGCTAATTTATGCGCATGCGtacaaatacatcatgtttGCCCCAAAGTATAAAATTCGTGGAAAAACTGTGTCTACATGTATACTAGGCTATATATAGCTTTACcttagctatatatagcaaTGATGCAATGTAAATTGATTTAAAAAGCTACCCCGTGAATTGCAATCCGGTTTTGGCAAGTGCGTTCTCTTAGATTTTGGCCGTCAGAGCTAGTTTACCCTCGTCAAGTCCAGTGCTTGTAGCAGAGACACCGAGTCCACGATGGAAAAGGATTATCAAGTGGCCACGTTTGCTATGAACTGATTTTGGTTTCCCGAGGCACAGTTCGGCTGTGCCCCGGGAGTAATTCGCACTCGTGTGGGGTTCACCGGCGGGACGAAGGTTGAGCCCACTTACTACGAGTTGTAAGTTCCGATAAACTAGCTAGTTATAGCTATTATTACATAATCAGTTGTACATATTAAAGTTTTTAGCAATTTGGCTCTATGTCGAGATGCCACATCCAACTTGTGGCATGCATGGGTTTGCCAGCCATGCTAGCGGGCGCGGGTATAGGTTTAGTCATGCATGGTTGGGGAGTTGGTGTAACTTCCACATATGGCTTTTGGTAAAGAATGGCATGCAAATCTTACTGTGACTGTTTATATATAGGTTTGTGTGGAATGTAGTGATTTCACCTTATAATAAGTGGTATCACAAAATATGCACTCTCAGCTGTTTGACCACGCAAGGATGAAACTGTAAACCTGTAGAAGGCTTCAATTCAGGATTCCATGAATCGAGCTTTCTATAAGGCATGTATGCAcattgtatacatgcatgtatacctGTAGCAACACTGAATGCATGTGCAGCTTATAACATCACTTGCCATTATTGTTTCATGTAAACTTATTATAGGGGAGACCACACTGAGACAATTGAGATACAATTTGATCCAGCTAAGACATCATATCGTGAGTTGTTGAAAATGTTTTGGGAAAATCACGATGCGACTGTGATCCGAGATCCTCAGTACATGTCAGCCATTTTCTACCACAATGAGGAACAGAAACGTATGGCTGAAGAGACTAAAGAAGAATATCAGAAAACACTAACCCAGCAGATTGCAACTAAGACCATTCCAGCTAGCACCTTTTACAATGCTGAACAGTAAGATAAGTGGTTAAATAGATTGTAACTGCTCTGTATAATATGGTTATTTTTCTAGCCATCATCAAAAGTACTTGCTCAGGAAAACTCCTGAGGTGTTTACCTACCTCAAGTTTACCAATGAAGAACTAgttacatcaccagtggccacAAGACTTAATGGATATTGTGGGATATATGGGAAACTGTCTGATCTAGAGAAGGAAATAGATTCATTTGGGCTGGATAAGCAACTTCAGTTTGAGCTACGCAGGGTAGTATGTAGGGCTATCCTACCACTGGAACCTTCTGCATGTTAGCCCAGTAGCTATCAGAACGTTGTATACTATGAAACCAGCGAGAGCCATCAGTTACTACTGAATCTCCTTGGTGGAACACTATAATAATACAGTGATCTGATATATGGTTAAGATGTATGTAGAACTTTCATTGCAGTTTGTTTAATATTGTTTCCTCATGAAGTTTGATGTAAAAATAACaagtatagctataattatatacactacactgtaaaaaatgaagtgtgccaGACCACTTGGTGTCTGACAAACCAAAAAATGTTGCAATAGACACACTTTTGCACATACATAAATGCAAATCAATGCTTACCACATGATCGGCAAGTCATTTAACTATGTTGAGTATACCAATTTTGTCTTAATTGATTCAACTTGGTTCTTGTAGTTGTTCCTTGTTTCTTTGAACAGTGGAAAGTTCAGGCCAGTATTCAAgtcatgtactatatacattGTAGCCTAAACATATACATTATAATGACGTATAGCCTAAActtgtacatacagtgtacatgtaactTAACATGTCAGTGCCGGTGagaatatatattatatattatatgcatgtgtagtgtattgcatgcagtatagctacatattatatgaTTGTGTTTTCAATAGGCATGAGGGTTAGCCTAGCTAGGGTTCCCTATAGCCCACATGGACCACGCAATGCGTGCAAATTGCTGACGTTATATATCCAGATCAGAATGCATAAACTGCATGCACCATGCATAACCCCCACAAAGCTTAGCTATAATTGTAAAGTGTCATTTAAGGATCATCATGCATGCATACGCAAGCAAATGTAATTTGATACAGCTAACACATATAACTCTCGAGTTACAGTATCAGTTACTCAAATCACCATCCAAAGCATCAATGGAGTCTCATCTGGCACATAAAGTCTATGATGTCATAAAGTCTATCATGTAGAGTGACGTCACTGATTGGTATCCTTGTTAGTTGCTGGCGTATACCTGCATGGTCTGGTCCAGCCTAAGCTGTTGTGTTAATTGGCTCTGAAATGGAGAAAGACTACCATATTGCCACGTTTGGAATGAATTGATTCTGGCTACCCGAGGCACAGTTCGGCTGCGCTCCGGGAGTCATTCGCACGCGCGTAGGGTTTACTGGCGGGAAGATAACACCTTCTCGTGACTCACAGTAAGTTAATAGATACTGATACATTAATACATGCATCAAGCTACACGCATCTACCATTCCGGATATctactacagtagctatatttatatgcataatattattatgtgtgtgtacagcAATTAGCTAAATGTCGTCATGAAACCCGTACAAATATTTTTTGCCACATGACTACACCTCCTCGTTGTCCCGCCAACCACGGTGCGGCCTAAGGCGGGCGGCCTTTTCTGTTTCCTGTGCTGGACACGGGACTTAGGCAGATTTgtatgcgggcgggcggtccatttccattataagcTGAGATTAATTGGcagctagcttttcaagccatttgCTTAGCACAACCATATAAAAAGctgcatgcttaagcttgtaccttccATTTTatattgcaaaaataacacaaatgtgAATTTGTGTCAACTTGATAGTACTGCTGACACAGTAAGCTGACACTGTTACAAAATAGCTTTTACCAAGCCTGTACAATAACTGGAGAATATTGAAGAATACGGAATGATGGAATTGACAGATGCGGgcagtggatgggaaacaggagaatttatttggagttgCCTGATTTTTGGTTCGGCACAATTGATTCACTACCCTATAGGCTACCCATGCAATGGCTGGTCAGGATAAACAGAGGATGCCTGAAAATGCAGTGTATGGAGTCTGgggtaggcctgagcc contains:
- the LOC136263123 gene encoding peptide methionine sulfoxide reductase-like, producing the protein MFWENHDATVIRDPQYMSAIFYHNEEQKRMAEETKEEYQKTLTQQIATKTIPASTFYNAEHHHQKYLLRKTPEVFTYLKFTNEELVTSPVATRLNGYCGIYGKLSDLEKEIDSFGLDKQLQFELRRVVCRAILPLEPSAC